A portion of the Macrobrachium nipponense isolate FS-2020 chromosome 12, ASM1510439v2, whole genome shotgun sequence genome contains these proteins:
- the LOC135224574 gene encoding mediator of DNA damage checkpoint protein 1-like, with the protein MRIRWQWIIGFAGLALVGRATGQESSTTSAPEDPKNAPAETNTTDTSTKAPLTGNPQIDYIHDPNLPHELRGYDLSDYPFYARLPEDLLLPSFNFSCDNRHDGFYASVPHKCQVYHNCLFGQRYDFLCANYTVFDQKNFICHYVSEVDCKNSALHYDRNDELYETTTTTTTTHAPPQVIYVERPRPPPRPLGGPGAIRPKRPRPFGGNRRRPGNRRTTTTPAPVYYDEYYDEYYDQYYDDYYNDYADGKSTTTTTTTTQRPRRPLSSQRRPGGQGGARQSERAGNVFSVKDRKRPRINRPVPLDAELPSQGPRSSRLQQASAPNQQELEDVPADSPSEGPRRRRPGRKPRPGSRPPKKTTTTTTTTESAPEDEYYEYYYDYADEPTTTTTTEAPKRSARPGQRTRTGGSQRRPQNRSSPTTTTTEATTTTEAEEPTGEESRGRVTRPGRVNVRKNPLSSRKEPIEGAVPLEPLPIQETPESDRPRPSRLRPQFPRNRPGPVTTEEEEVAVDEPSETDAAPVAESSNTEAAEPKRSRPGLSRSPIRRLGQSGSGRPGSSQQRGQVRQPDPDYYYDY; encoded by the exons GACTGGCATTAGTGGGGAGGGCAACAGGTCAGGAGAGTTCGACCACCAGTGCTCCTGAGGATCCCAAAAACGCTCCAGCGGAGACCAACACCACCGACACCTCCACCAAGGCCCCACTGACAGGCAACCCTCAGATCGACTACATTCACGACCCCAATTTGCCTCATGAGCTGAGGGGATATGACCTGAGCGATTATCCTTTCTATGCCAGACTTCCAGAGGACCTCCTACTCCCGTCATTTAATTTCTCCTGCGACAACCGCCATGATGGGTTTTACGCCTCTGTCCCTCATAAGTGTCAG GTGTATCACAACTGCCTCTTCGGACAACGGTATGACTTTTTGTGTGCTAATTACACCGTCTTCGATCAAAAGAATTTCATCTGCCATTACGTAAGCGAAGTAGACTGTAAAAACTCAGCCTTGCATTATGACAG AAATGATGAATTGTACGAAACGACGACGACCACCACAACGACACATGCTCCACCTCAAGTCATTTATGTGGAGAGACCGAGGCCTCCCCCGAGGCCTTTGGGCGGCCCTGGAGCAATCAGACCTAAACGACCTCGTCCTTTTGGTGGAAATAGGCGACGTCCAGGTAATAGACGCACCACTACAACTCCTGCCCCCGTCTACTATGACGAATACTATGACGAGTATTACGATCAATATTATGACGATTACTACAATGACTATGCAGATGGCAAgtcaaccaccaccaccaccactactactcaAAGACCAAGGCGTCCTCTCAGCTCTCAGAGAAGACCAGGAGGTCAAGGAGGGGCGAGGCAGTCTGAGAGAGCTGGGAATGTTTTCAGTGTTAAAGATCGCAAACGTCCAAGGATAAATCGTCCTGTCCCTTTGGATGCTGAACTTCCCTCTCAAGGCCCTCGTTCATCCCGCTTGCAACAGGCATCGGCGCCAAACCAACAAGAATTGGAAGATGTTCCAGCTGACAGTCCTTCAGAAGGACCAAGAAGAAGACGTCCTGGTCGTAAGCCACGTCCCGGATCTCGACCTCccaagaaaacaacaacaactactactacaactgAATCTGCTCCAGAAGATgaatattatgaatactattatGACTATGCTGATGaaccgacaacaacaacaacaacagaagctCCAAAACGTTCTGCAAGACCTGGTCAACGTACCAGGACTGGTGGCTCTCAAAGAAGACCACAAAATCGATCGTcacctacaacaacaacaacagaagcaACGACAACCACTGAAGCagaagagccaactggagaagaatCGAGAGGTCGAGTCACTCGCCCAGGAAGGGTCAATGTTAGGAAGAACCCACTCAGCAGTCGCAAGGAACCTATTGAAGGTGCGGTGCCTTTGGAACCTCTTCCTATCCAGGAAACACCTGAATCAGACAGGCCACGACCATCACGTCTGAGACCACAATTCCCTAGAAATAGGCCAGGCCCTGTCACTACCGAGGAAGAAGAGGTTGCAGTAGACGAGCCTTCTGAGACTGACGCAGCTCCCGTAGCTGAGAGCTCTAATACAGAGGCTGCTGAACCTAAGAGAAGTAGACCAGGTTTATCTCGATCACCAATTAGACGATTGGGTCAAAGCGGATCTGGCAGGCCGGGGTCATCTCAGCAAAGGGGACAAGTGCGCCAACCTGATCCCGACTACTATTATGATTATTAG